The DNA region CAAGCTACTCCTATGCTTGTGGATTTTGTATTCATTTCTTAAGGAAatggatataatttttatttttatttttattttcctttgaacTTCATACCAGAGTTGAAGTTCATCTACTTTCATCGTGTGCAGGCCCAGCAAACTATACATAGGTATCTGCATGCACAAGGGAGTTACCTCAGCATAGCAATAAATAACGCGTGTAAGTTTGTTTCTAACCAGTGCGTTGAAGGCGCAGCCCTGGAGAATGGCAATTACTACGGGCACGGCTTCACCGGATCCCGATCAGGAAACACTGCCCTGCTGATGCCATATTTTTACCAGAACCAGCTGAACGCGAGCTATGCATGTAATTCAATGGAGGCAGTTAATGCAGGTATTTCTGTTGAAATGCCATGGAGTAGTTTTCAAACCCCAACGACAGTTCAATCTGGGACTGAGAACAGCTCCCTTCCAGTCGGGCATTCAGCAGGTTCATGTCTGGAAGGTTCCAAAACACTTCCTGTACAAGGAAGCGAGGAGGATGGGGCATCATACGAGGACCCCGTGGACGATTATTTGAACTGGGATGACACCTGCACAAACATCCTAGCTATCGACTATGGTCGCTTCGATCTCGACGGAGGTGTCGGGACCTCTAAATGATAGGCCGGAATCAATCATCAATCATCAGAATTTGGTTGGTCTGGCCAGTTTCAAGAATTTCTACCCTTGAATCAGGAGTAACCTCCTACCTACCTATCTGTGATGTAATTAACAGCAGTGAGACTGGATTGTGAAGACTTTAAGCAGTTggtgttttggtttttatttatgaagtGAGTGCTTTGAATGTTTCAAGTAAATATTTCCATTCACATACTCCTGCATTATCTATCTGCTAACGCCCGTACCTTCTTCTAGGTCGGAATTTTGTTTCCTACTGAAATCTCTCAACCTTGGGATTAAGGTATTGCAAGATCCAGATTTAAATTCTTTGTTTAAACAAAGGTGGATTTTGGCACGTGCCTGACGTCCTCCCCACCTTAAAAGCAAGGCAAGTTTTGATCTTGCGTGACAAGGTGTGCAAAACGAAACTTGATCTTGCATTTCAAGGCAATTTATCTATAGATCAAGAGTTACTGTCTCTAAAGTGCACTGGCAGACAAATGATAGGAGCAGGCGGCGTTATTGAGGCCTGAGGGTACTCCTAACCTGCTTGGACAATGTTACCAATAAATATTTCTCCAGTTTCCATGAGAGAGCTAATTAATGAATCTATGGAAGATGcattcaaattgttttgaagATTTTTGGGAATTGCATTGCCTGCCATatgttcttttataaaaaagaaagggataCAACAAAGTAAATCAATCACTACAACATTTCTAGAGCAACGGAAATGATCAAAACATTTTACGCGCCCCAAATGAAGCTGCAAACTACTATCATGTCTTCTAACCTGGAAAAAACGTATGAAATATAACAGGCCTTGATGGATTCAGGATATCATCCGAGTCTTTAATACAGCACAAGTTGATCAGCTAGAATTTAGCACGTGCGAAAGATGTGAACCAAGAGAATTTCCTTGTACTACGGAGCAGACACCAATGGCAACGTTTTAGTCTATCTTTACAGATGAGAAAAGGTAATGCACAAAGTAGAACGATGTAAGGAGACCAATGGTGCCAGTAGACAACATGATTGCAATTGCCATGATCAGTGAATAGCCCAGATAGAGTATGGCTGACACAGGTCCACTCAAACTCTGTAGGTCAAAGACCAGGTAATTGATGGAGTACAGAAAGACAAAGATAGAAACTGAACCGGAAGCAAAGAAAGCCTTCCACCACCACCGCCAATCCTCCACACAAAGATGCATGTAGGTAAGAACCACAGATACTTCAGCACAGACAATAACCAGGAGCAGCAGAACTATCAGCAAGAAACCGAATACATAATAAAACCGTCCAAGCCAGATGCTAGAGAGAATAAAAAACAGTTCAATGAAAAGGGTCCCAAAGGGGAGGGTTCCGGCACCCAGGACAAGCACCCATGATGGCAATTTACGTGCAGGAATTTCTCTTGGTATCTGGTTTGTTCTCACTGGGTATTGAATTGCCTCAGCTCGTGTCCCCATGAATCCTCCCAAGAGAGTGAGTGGCACTGAAATGCAGAACCAGAGGGCCAAAAGGACAAAATACAAGGAAATAGGAATAGCACCAGTACTATGGCTTCCCCAgagaatgaaattcaaaattgtTAGGATAACAAAGACAATCCCAGGGAAGAAGGACGCAACTGACCAAGAGATGGACCTCCATCCTTCTGAAGTTCCTTTGATGGTTCTCCACATGCGTACTGCAGCATAGCCTGCAGCAATACCTAGGAAAAGATACAGAAGAATCATCCCTGTCAGCAGCATTCCTCGTGAAGCTGGTGACATGAAACCAAAGGCTGCAAAAACAATAGTAACTACTGCCATCCCTGTAATTTGAACACCATCTCCAACCATCACACAGAGAAGCTTTGGGCAATCTGGTTCTCTGAACACATCACCGACAACAAGCTTCCATCCAGAAAGCTCCTCATTCATCTGTGCTTGAGCTTCTTTGTCTAGTTCCTCGTACCTAGTCAAATCCCTTCTCACAGTCCTTAAGAAGATGACGAAAACAATACCAGCCAGGAAAAAGATCACCATGAGTGAGTTCAGGATTGAGAACCAGTGAACACGAGCACCTTCCATCTTCAAGTACGCATCCCAACGAGATGGCCATCTAATGTCACTTTTCACAAATTCAACCACATAGGTGAAGGATATCCTCTCTTGCTCCCTTATGATCTGAGACTTGTCAAGATCCGAGGGGCAGTCCACAGGTGAGATGTTGTCATAGATATGGTGCTTTGTCATCACTTCAGGATCATACTTAACACTGCAAGGCACAACCACAAACCCAACAATCTCAAAACCAGATGCCTTCTTCTTATCAGATTCAGAAATCATACCCAAGCCTTCTTCCCCAGTACCAATAACCTCAACACCACTCCCTTCATACTCATGAACCAACACAGTGAACTTGAGGTGATTGATTATATAATCATCATTACTATTTTGTGGTGTATACCCAACAGGGAAACCAGTCCACTGAATGTCAATTCCATTTTGCTTGGCATACCTCATCACAGGCAAATTATCCAAAATCATGTTCACTTGATATAGATCACGTGTTCTCTGCTTCAGAAGCTTAACCTCATGCTCACTCAAAGGCTTGGTAGTACAAAGGTAAACAGACTCATTCACATTCATTCTAAACCTGTAAGGAGAGTTATCGATCTGATCTCCCATAAGAAGCTCTCCAAGATTCTCagcacttttttttattccaccaTGGGGTTGGCAATAAGGGAGACTGTAGTAGCTAAAAGGAAGCTCGGTTTCAATAGAAGTTAAGGAGTTAACCTTGG from Populus alba chromosome 14, ASM523922v2, whole genome shotgun sequence includes:
- the LOC118053602 gene encoding transmembrane 9 superfamily member 12, yielding MRTPMICWAFLLLVLFGKACNGFYLPGSYMHTYSTGDEIFAKVNSLTSIETELPFSYYSLPYCQPHGGIKKSAENLGELLMGDQIDNSPYRFRMNVNESVYLCTTKPLSEHEVKLLKQRTRDLYQVNMILDNLPVMRYAKQNGIDIQWTGFPVGYTPQNSNDDYIINHLKFTVLVHEYEGSGVEVIGTGEEGLGMISESDKKKASGFEIVGFVVVPCSVKYDPEVMTKHHIYDNISPVDCPSDLDKSQIIREQERISFTYVVEFVKSDIRWPSRWDAYLKMEGARVHWFSILNSLMVIFFLAGIVFVIFLRTVRRDLTRYEELDKEAQAQMNEELSGWKLVVGDVFREPDCPKLLCVMVGDGVQITGMAVVTIVFAAFGFMSPASRGMLLTGMILLYLFLGIAAGYAAVRMWRTIKGTSEGWRSISWSVASFFPGIVFVILTILNFILWGSHSTGAIPISLYFVLLALWFCISVPLTLLGGFMGTRAEAIQYPVRTNQIPREIPARKLPSWVLVLGAGTLPFGTLFIELFFILSSIWLGRFYYVFGFLLIVLLLLVIVCAEVSVVLTYMHLCVEDWRWWWKAFFASGSVSIFVFLYSINYLVFDLQSLSGPVSAILYLGYSLIMAIAIMLSTGTIGLLTSFYFVHYLFSSVKID